The following are from one region of the Bradyrhizobium septentrionale genome:
- a CDS encoding SRPBCC family protein — translation MTKPEFVYVTYIETTPEKLWDALTDSAFTRQYWFDTEVRSDWKVGSPFALVMGGKTTDTGKILEADRPRRLSYTFKHELFDGMRDEPATKVVFILQPFGGLVKLTVTHEGFSAGSKLLGAISKGWPAILSGLKSLLETGKVSPVPPEALGIEGFE, via the coding sequence ATGACCAAGCCGGAATTCGTCTACGTCACCTATATCGAGACCACGCCGGAGAAGCTGTGGGACGCGCTGACCGACAGCGCGTTCACCAGGCAATACTGGTTCGACACCGAGGTCCGATCCGATTGGAAGGTCGGCTCGCCGTTCGCATTGGTGATGGGTGGCAAGACCACCGACACCGGCAAGATCCTCGAGGCGGACCGGCCGCGGCGGCTGTCTTATACGTTCAAGCACGAGCTGTTCGACGGCATGCGCGACGAGCCGGCGACGAAAGTCGTCTTCATCCTGCAGCCGTTCGGCGGTCTCGTGAAGTTGACCGTAACCCACGAAGGCTTCTCCGCCGGCAGCAAGCTGCTCGGCGCCATCTCCAAGGGTTGGCCTGCGATCCTGTCCGGGCTCAAGAGCCTGCTCGAGACCGGCAAGGTGTCACCGGTTCCGCCGGAGGCGCTCGGGATCGAGGGCTTCGAGTGA
- a CDS encoding nuclear transport factor 2 family protein gives MDRAAAGRFVEAWCANWCKVDIDAVVAHFAENAEMRSPLALKLTDSPVVAGAENIRAYWRQAYGSIESADLKILNWSWDDTIARLTVWWQLGDTRASEFMDFDHAGRVVRSEAFYGK, from the coding sequence ATGGATCGGGCGGCCGCCGGACGCTTTGTCGAGGCGTGGTGCGCCAACTGGTGCAAGGTCGATATCGACGCCGTCGTCGCGCACTTCGCCGAAAACGCCGAGATGCGCAGCCCCCTGGCGCTCAAATTGACGGATTCCCCCGTGGTTGCCGGCGCGGAGAACATCCGCGCCTACTGGCGCCAGGCTTATGGAAGCATCGAGAGCGCAGACCTCAAGATCCTGAACTGGAGCTGGGACGACACGATCGCGCGGCTGACGGTGTGGTGGCAATTGGGCGACACGCGCGCCAGCGAGTTCATGGACTTCGACCATGCCGGCCGTGTGGTGCGCAGCGAAGCGTTCTACGGAAAATAG
- a CDS encoding SRPBCC domain-containing protein: protein MSKPEFVYTIYIASTPERVFAALTDAKMSEQYWHGSSVVSDWKIGSPFAIRMPRHNKEITGEVLEYDPPRRLAYSFLAHDGSDGGKA from the coding sequence ATGAGTAAGCCGGAATTCGTCTACACCATCTATATCGCCTCAACACCGGAGAGGGTGTTCGCCGCGCTGACCGACGCGAAAATGTCGGAGCAGTACTGGCACGGCAGCTCCGTCGTCTCGGACTGGAAGATCGGCTCGCCATTCGCGATCCGGATGCCCCGGCACAACAAGGAAATCACCGGCGAGGTGCTCGAATACGATCCGCCGAGGCGGCTCGCCTATTCGTTCCTTGCCCATGACGGCTCCGATGGCGGCAAGGCTTAG
- a CDS encoding ArsR/SmtB family transcription factor, with amino-acid sequence MDEVFKALADASRRTLLDRLHDQNGQTLSELCDGLDMTRQAVTKHLVILEEANLVTTIRHGREKLHYLNPVPIHQIGERWIKKFERGKLAALSELKRQLEKRDE; translated from the coding sequence ATGGATGAAGTCTTCAAAGCCCTCGCGGATGCCTCACGGCGGACGCTGCTTGACCGGCTTCACGATCAGAACGGGCAGACGCTCAGTGAGCTCTGCGACGGCCTCGACATGACGCGTCAGGCCGTCACCAAGCACCTTGTGATTCTCGAGGAGGCCAACCTCGTCACCACGATCAGGCATGGCCGCGAGAAGCTGCATTACCTCAACCCGGTTCCGATCCATCAGATCGGCGAGCGGTGGATCAAAAAGTTCGAGCGGGGGAAACTTGCCGCGCTCAGCGAATTGAAAAGACAATTGGAGAAGCGTGATGAGTAA
- a CDS encoding IS3-like element ISRj2 family transposase (programmed frameshift) yields the protein MTKKSRRMHSPAFKAKVALAAVKGDKTLAELAQLFDVHPNQITIWKNQLLEGAAGVFGHDKASAETPVDLKALHAKIGELALENGFFVRRAHQGGPAERKAMIDRGHDLSIVRQAKVLKLARSTVYYEPRPVSAEDLALMRRLDELHLDYPFAGARMQRSLLRREGVYAGRRHIATLMKRMGIEAVYRRPNTSKPAPGHKIYPYLLRGLKIERPDQAWAMDITYIPMRRGFVYLAAVVDVFSRRVLAHRVSITMEAAFCVEAVQEALAKHGRPEIFNTDQGSQFTSLEFTDVLLDAKIAISMDGKGAWRDNVFVERLWRTVKYEEVYLRAYDSVSEARASIAKYLAFYNQGRPHSSLDGRTPDEAYFGTQAMVMAA from the exons ATGACGAAGAAGAGCCGCCGGATGCATTCTCCGGCATTCAAGGCGAAGGTTGCTTTGGCTGCGGTCAAAGGCGACAAGACGCTGGCGGAGCTGGCGCAACTGTTTGATGTTCATCCGAACCAGATCACGATCTGGAAAAACCAGCTCCTGGAAGGCGCCGCCGGCGTGTTTGGGCATGACAAGGCGTCGGCCGAGACGCCGGTCGATTTGAAGGCGTTACATGCCAAGATCGGCGAGCTGGCGTTGGAAAACG GATTTTTTGTCCGGCGCGCTCACCAAGGCGGGCCTGCTGAGCGCAAAGCGATGATCGACCGCGGTCATGATCTTTCTATCGTGCGCCAGGCGAAGGTCCTGAAGCTGGCTCGCAGCACGGTCTACTATGAACCTCGGCCAGTTTCGGCCGAGGACCTTGCCTTGATGCGTCGGCTCGATGAGCTGCATCTCGATTATCCCTTCGCGGGAGCGCGTATGCAGCGATCGTTGCTGCGGCGGGAGGGCGTATACGCCGGTCGCCGCCACATCGCGACGCTGATGAAGCGCATGGGGATCGAGGCGGTCTATCGTCGCCCGAACACGAGTAAGCCGGCACCGGGTCACAAGATCTACCCGTACCTGTTGCGCGGATTGAAGATCGAGCGGCCCGACCAGGCGTGGGCAATGGACATCACCTACATTCCGATGCGGCGTGGCTTCGTCTATCTCGCGGCGGTCGTCGATGTGTTCAGCCGACGGGTCCTGGCCCATCGCGTCTCGATCACAATGGAGGCGGCCTTCTGCGTCGAAGCGGTCCAGGAGGCGTTGGCGAAGCACGGCAGGCCCGAGATTTTCAACACGGACCAGGGCAGCCAGTTCACCAGCCTCGAGTTCACCGATGTGCTGCTGGACGCGAAGATCGCCATCAGCATGGACGGCAAGGGCGCCTGGCGCGACAACGTGTTTGTCGAGCGGCTCTGGCGCACGGTCAAATACGAAGAAGTTTATCTCCGCGCCTACGACAGCGTGTCCGAGGCGCGAGCGTCAATTGCCAAGTATCTGGCCTTCTACAATCAGGGACGCCCTCACTCGAGCCTTGACGGGCGCACGCCCGACGAGGCTTACTTCGGCACGCAAGCTATGGTGATGGCCGCATGA
- a CDS encoding MarR family winged helix-turn-helix transcriptional regulator, producing the protein MKKAATRAAGLHRASLEKVHDLDAALELMYYGWRGMTLSADQYLATLGLSRPHHRILYVVARQPDISIGALIDVLGISKQALNRPLGLLLQRELMTSKRSAEQHRSKLLRLTPAGQRIEQRASGHERKVMREAFDRVGQSGAAAWMAVMEAIADNS; encoded by the coding sequence ATGAAGAAAGCCGCCACGCGCGCCGCGGGCTTGCATCGCGCCTCGCTCGAGAAGGTCCACGATTTGGACGCCGCGCTGGAGCTGATGTATTACGGCTGGCGCGGGATGACGCTGTCGGCCGACCAGTATCTTGCCACGCTTGGCCTGTCGCGCCCGCACCACCGCATTCTCTACGTCGTTGCGCGACAACCCGACATCTCGATCGGGGCGCTGATCGACGTTCTCGGCATTTCCAAGCAGGCCTTGAACCGGCCGCTCGGCCTGCTGCTGCAGCGTGAACTCATGACGTCGAAACGGTCGGCGGAGCAGCATCGCTCCAAATTGCTGCGCCTGACGCCGGCCGGACAACGCATCGAGCAGCGCGCATCGGGCCACGAGCGCAAGGTGATGCGCGAGGCGTTCGATCGTGTCGGCCAGTCCGGCGCCGCCGCCTGGATGGCCGTGATGGAGGCCATCGCCGACAATAGCTGA
- a CDS encoding SRPBCC family protein, whose product MNIDKFKPAIVYAIYIAATPEKVWQALTQAEFSRQYFSGNAVEVDLRVGGAYIVRTPDGALHISGEVIECDPLKRLTVTFNVNWPQLVEKLGPTLVTYEIVPAGDGVKLTLLQSHDRPISDDILEGGRTGWPAILSSLKSLLESGKAMVIPMQPPQRMMAALKELGIALPT is encoded by the coding sequence ATGAACATCGATAAATTCAAGCCGGCGATCGTCTATGCGATCTACATCGCCGCCACGCCCGAGAAGGTGTGGCAGGCACTCACCCAGGCCGAGTTCAGCCGCCAATATTTCTCCGGCAATGCGGTCGAGGTCGATCTCCGGGTCGGCGGCGCTTACATCGTGCGCACGCCCGACGGCGCGCTGCATATCTCGGGCGAGGTGATCGAGTGCGATCCGCTGAAGCGGCTGACCGTCACCTTCAACGTCAACTGGCCGCAGCTCGTCGAAAAGCTCGGGCCGACGCTCGTCACCTACGAGATCGTGCCAGCCGGCGACGGCGTGAAGCTGACCTTGCTGCAGTCGCATGATCGCCCGATCAGCGACGACATCCTCGAAGGCGGCCGCACCGGCTGGCCGGCGATCCTCTCCAGCCTGAAGAGCCTGCTGGAATCCGGCAAGGCCATGGTGATCCCGATGCAGCCCCCGCAACGCATGATGGCCGCGCTGAAGGAATTGGGAATCGCGCTGCCGACGTAA
- a CDS encoding acyl-CoA synthetase — translation MLQEAKTYDELYRNFRWDVPARFNMATACCDRHADGTGRLALVYVDEDGGTVRTSFDAVAEASRRFANVLAADGLVRGDRVAVFLSQSLELPVAHLAAFRAAMISIPLFALFGEDALEFRLSNSAAKAIITDEAGWQKVAKIRERLPELKSVYIVGEKTPAGTKPFWGAIRSASAEFTTVDTSADDPALIIYTSGTTGNPKGALHAHRVVLGHLPNVEMCHNFLPRPGDLMWTPADWAWIGGLINGLFAFWYHGIPMVGHRARKFEPQAAMQMMAELGIRNVFLPPTALKLMRQADVKNSGVKLRSIFTGGESLGGELLGWVRDTFGIDAHEVFGQTECNLVIGSNSNLFPIRPGSMGRATPGFDVRIVNDKGEELPRGQRGIIGVRQPCPCTMIEYWRNPEATRKKYAGEFLLTGDLGVQDEDGYFWYVSREDDVITSAGYRVGPSEIEHTLMKHPAVAMSAVVGIPDPIRTESIKAWIVLRPGYAPSDTLAREIQEFVKIQLAAHEYPRFVQFADSLPMTATGKVLRRELRALG, via the coding sequence ATGCTTCAGGAAGCCAAAACCTACGACGAGCTCTATCGCAACTTTCGCTGGGACGTTCCCGCACGCTTCAACATGGCGACCGCCTGCTGCGACCGTCATGCGGACGGCACGGGTCGGCTTGCGCTGGTCTATGTCGACGAGGACGGCGGCACCGTGCGCACCTCGTTCGACGCGGTCGCGGAAGCCTCGCGTCGCTTTGCCAATGTGCTCGCAGCCGATGGCCTGGTGCGCGGCGACCGCGTCGCGGTGTTCCTGTCGCAGTCGCTCGAATTGCCGGTCGCGCATCTCGCGGCATTCCGCGCCGCGATGATCTCGATCCCGCTGTTCGCGCTGTTCGGTGAGGATGCGCTGGAATTCCGGCTGTCGAACTCGGCAGCCAAAGCCATCATCACCGATGAGGCCGGCTGGCAGAAGGTCGCAAAGATCCGCGAGCGCCTGCCCGAGCTGAAGAGCGTCTACATCGTCGGCGAAAAGACGCCGGCCGGCACCAAGCCGTTCTGGGGCGCGATCAGATCGGCGTCTGCTGAATTCACCACAGTCGACACATCGGCCGACGATCCTGCGCTGATCATCTACACCTCGGGCACCACGGGCAATCCGAAGGGCGCGCTGCATGCGCATCGCGTCGTGCTCGGCCATCTGCCCAATGTCGAGATGTGCCACAACTTTCTGCCGCGGCCGGGTGATTTGATGTGGACGCCGGCCGACTGGGCCTGGATCGGCGGCCTGATCAACGGCCTGTTCGCGTTCTGGTACCACGGTATCCCGATGGTCGGTCACCGCGCCCGCAAGTTCGAGCCGCAGGCGGCGATGCAGATGATGGCCGAGCTCGGCATCCGCAACGTATTCCTGCCGCCGACCGCGCTGAAGCTGATGCGGCAGGCCGATGTGAAGAATTCGGGCGTCAAGCTGCGCAGCATCTTCACCGGCGGCGAGTCGCTCGGCGGCGAATTGCTTGGCTGGGTGCGCGACACCTTCGGCATCGATGCCCACGAGGTGTTCGGGCAGACCGAATGCAATCTCGTGATCGGCAGCAACTCCAATCTGTTTCCGATCCGCCCGGGCTCGATGGGCCGCGCCACGCCGGGCTTCGACGTCCGCATCGTCAACGACAAGGGTGAGGAATTGCCGCGGGGACAGCGCGGCATCATCGGCGTGCGCCAGCCGTGCCCCTGCACCATGATCGAGTACTGGCGCAATCCGGAGGCGACGCGTAAGAAATATGCCGGCGAATTTCTTTTGACCGGCGATCTCGGCGTGCAGGATGAGGACGGCTATTTCTGGTACGTCAGCCGCGAGGACGACGTCATCACGTCAGCCGGCTATCGCGTCGGCCCGTCCGAGATCGAGCACACGCTGATGAAGCATCCGGCGGTCGCGATGTCCGCTGTGGTCGGCATCCCCGATCCGATCCGCACCGAATCGATCAAAGCCTGGATCGTGCTTCGCCCGGGCTACGCGCCGAGCGACACGCTGGCGCGCGAGATCCAGGAGTTCGTCAAGATCCAGCTCGCCGCCCACGAATATCCGCGCTTCGTGCAGTTCGCCGACAGCCTGCCGATGACGGCAACCGGCAAGGTGCTGCGGCGGGAGCTGCGGGCGCTGGGCTAA
- a CDS encoding SRPBCC domain-containing protein: protein MSPLTAAKATFALNAGECIRRLFFVIFAPDSRQESSPLSGRKSTQATVRICGASSASRVTFELERQRDQVRLTVIHDRFEPGSVALEKISLGWPLILSSLKSYVECGRVLHAPWYENEATTEQAR from the coding sequence TTGTCGCCTTTGACCGCAGCCAAAGCAACCTTCGCCTTGAATGCCGGAGAATGCATCCGGCGGCTCTTCTTCGTCATCTTCGCTCCTGATTCGCGGCAAGAATCCTCGCCGCTGTCAGGCAGAAAATCCACTCAAGCTACTGTCCGAATTTGCGGAGCCAGCTCTGCTTCACGCGTCACCTTCGAGCTGGAACGTCAGAGAGATCAAGTCAGGCTCACGGTGATCCATGACCGCTTCGAACCCGGCAGCGTGGCGCTCGAAAAGATCAGCCTCGGTTGGCCGCTGATCCTGTCGAGCCTGAAGAGCTACGTCGAGTGCGGCCGGGTGCTGCATGCGCCCTGGTACGAGAACGAGGCAACGACGGAGCAAGCGCGATGA